In Schistocerca americana isolate TAMUIC-IGC-003095 chromosome 7, iqSchAmer2.1, whole genome shotgun sequence, a single genomic region encodes these proteins:
- the LOC124622766 gene encoding UDP-glycosyltransferase UGT5-like — translation MSSCLAFALLLLAAVGGCWSADILFVAPTPSVSHALPINAVIRALLARGHRVTHITPDPMQTENKNYTLVDLSSIYWVLSSQNKSVWADTWPMKLAEAYHELGVGCCVNEMKHPALQDWLKSEHRFDLVIMERLPYQCYYGLVHKVGSPPLVGFLTLPAMLPAYYAIGNPINPAYLPDVFIGYSDHMNFWQRLYNTYFTLRFLDYWQRTVLPAHEAIMREHFGPEPPSVYEVERNFSMLIVAAHFSGHYPRPNVPNVIEVTGLHVEDKVKPLPKDIQKFLDEAEHGVVYFNLGSNVRSSELPEHRRQAFVDAFREIPQRVVWKWEDDNIPDLPDNVLVRKWLPQQGVLAHPKVKLFIMQGGLQSLNEAAYRAVPLIATPYFSDQTHNCAKINSAGIGIRIYLKDISKETVLDAINKIIHDPSYKERMAQYSRLFREHREQSVETAVWWLEYVVRHQGAPHLRSAALDLPWWQLLLVDVVAFVLAAAAAAVTALWFVARRLLAAFTARKDKLKTH, via the exons ATGAGTTCGTGCCTGGCGTTTGCGTTGTTGCTGTTGGCGGCAGTGGGCGGCTGCTGGTCGGCGGACATCTTGTTCGTCGCGCCGACGCCGTCCGTCAGCCACGCGCTGCCCATCAACGCCGTGATCCGCGCTCTGCTGGCCAGGGGGCACCGCGTCACACACATCACGCCGGACCCCATGCAG ACCGAGAATAAGAATTACACACTGGTAGACTTATCATCAATTTATTGGGTTCTGAGCAGCCAGAACAAATCTGTCTGGGCAGATACTTGGCCTATGAAATTGGCCGAGGCATACCACGAACTGGGCGTCGGGTGCTGCGTCAATGAAATGAAGCATCCTGCACTACAAGACTGGCTAAA GTCCGAACACCGGTTTGATTTGGTGATCATGGAACGACTGCCGTATCAGTGCTATTACGGACTGGTCCATAAAGTTGGTTCACCTCCGTTGGTCGGTTTTCTAACGCTGCCCGCCATGCTACCGGCTTACTACGCCATAGGGAACCCTATAAACCCAGCTTACCTACCAGACGTCTTCATCGGTTACAGCGACCACATGAATTTCTGGCAAAGGCTGTACAACACTTACTTCACCTTGAGGTTCCTCGATTATTGGCAGAGAACTGTATTGCCTGCTCACGAGGCCATCATGAGGGAACATTTTGGCCCGGAACCACCTTCCGTTTACGAAGTGGAACGCAACTTCAGTATGCTGATTGTAGCTGCCCATTTCAGCGGTCACTACCCGAGGCCAAATGTACCGAACGTGATTGAAGTCACGGGACTACACGTAGAAGATAAAGTGAAGCCTCTACCGAAG GATATCCAGAAGTTTCTGGACGAAGCAGAGCACGGCGTCGTCTACTTCAACCTGGGCTCGAACGTCAGGAGCAGCGAGCTGCCGGAACACAGGAGGCAGGCGTTCGTGGACGCCTTCAGGGAGATACCGCAGCGGGTTGTCTGGAAGTGGGAGGACGACAACATCCCTGACCTCCCAGACAACGTACTCGTGAGGAAGTGGCTCCCGCAGCAGGGCGTTCTGG CCCACCCGAAAGTAAAGCTGTTCATCATGCAAGGCGGACTGCAGAGCCTGAACGAAGCAGCTTACCGGGCTGTGCCCCTGATTGCCACTCCGTACTTCTCTGACCAGACGCACAACTGCGCGAAGATAAACTCAGCAGGCATCGGCATCCGTATCTATTTGAAGGATATCAGCAAGGAGACTGTGCTCGACGCCATCAACAAAATTATACATGATCCCAG CTACAAGGAGAGGATGGCGCAGTATTCTCGGCTGTTCCGCGAGCACCGCGAGCAGTCTGTGGAGACGGCGGTGTGGTGGCTGGAGTACGTGGTCCGCCACCAGGGAGCGCCGCACCTGCGCAGCGCCGCCCTGGACCTGCCCTGGTGGCAGCTGCTGCTGGTCGACGTCGTCGCCTTCGtgctggccgccgccgccgccgccgtcaccgCCCTCTGGTTCGTGGCCAGGAGGCTGCTGGCCGCCTTCACAGCGCGGAAGGACAAGCTCAAGACCCACTGA